A stretch of Lachancea thermotolerans CBS 6340 chromosome D complete sequence DNA encodes these proteins:
- the WAR1 gene encoding War1p (similar to uniprot|Q03631 Saccharomyces cerevisiae YML076C WAR1 zinc finger transcription factor) — translation MSGYDIAQVTHKGEDRGGASSEAGGETGSEAGSEEASRNGSAGGSGSGSGSGSGSGSSSSVVVSRRGSGATGELSRAVIVGIPLGDPRLTQPTALEAAPTGAGKPKRNTFACTNCHSQKSKCVPSDVSDIYRKPCVRCHKRRKLCKFDLSRRTRRRRRESDTSVEAQGSRDSPQYLAPTADRPVAEPEAAHSALPLPPLSMARVAAPAPKAPTQTEAAAQGESESKRRHFRSSLQRELQLLLASQRENLNAVTDRLTQLSDKWNDVIENSVGVPLALDPVTLGIITREQAQLRLDLYRSDISNKFRLPFVKIPADLELDEFREKEPILFVTVMATVSLMLKRDQSNDDQNMKLDNFALGLISHHMMRLGDKSFELLKSLLTLCLWYNFPEWSNRTRFHFFNYICCCLIRDLIPVKRPRLFSMMNNKALPAEDESATIEQFLFQNESFARLVILVYVSALNINIFLRQPVQNRWGSLQDTASRIILLFESGPRSLYQREEDEILLTFAKLNRILETVHIKLHEAEDEHLYCQEGPIPSAQLNLIAKLQVDLQIVYNEIPSGRARALAFFHSVEAYLHEWLFSRFMARFPDHSVIRDLPSEVSESFNKFAQSCISAMHEFLKLTPELIASLPLFHISRVVYTVGMLLLRVRYTTMTVPAFNFLKQSTQSAVPLVKQISHLLNDSAALFPYNNFLSKLRYVVALFVQIYANKLKAFFEDPKTYPENACRVPVTSILTPTPPQNSVPMLLNPVSPPGSRSPVSGTPAPEARQPGSEVSNKLIDDLSFQLADLSSLEYGFNALNDEFWTDVFFGAM, via the coding sequence GGCAGTGGCAGTGGCAGTGGCAGTGGCAGTAGTAGCAGTGTCGTGGTCAGCAGGAGAGGCAGCGGTGCGACGGGCGAACTGTCGCGCGCGGTGATAGTGGGCATTCCCCTGGGCGACCCGCGTCTGACCCAGCCCACCGCGCTGGAGGCCGCGCCCACGGGCGCGGGCAAACCCAAGCGCAATACCTTCGCGTGCACCAACTGCCACTCACAAAAGTCGAAGTGCGTGCCCTCGGACGTCAGCGACATCTACCGCAAGCCCTGCGTGCGCTGCCACAAGCGGCGCAAGCTGTGCAAGTTCGACCTCTCGCGCAGGACAaggcgccgccgccgcgaGAGCGACACTTCTGTCGAGGCGCAGGGCTCGCGTGATAGCCCGCAATACCTCGCGCCAACCGCGGACCGTCCCGTGGCGGAGCCTGAGGCCGCGCATTCGGCACTGCCCCTACCGCCGTTGTCGATGGCACGGGTGGCAGCACCGGCGCCCAAGGCGCCGACTCAAACAGAGGCCGCTGCCCAGGGTGAGAGCGAGTCCAAGCGCCGCCATTTCCGTAGCTCGTTGCAGCGcgagctccagctcttgcTTGCCTCGCAACGCGAAAACCTAAACGCAGTTACCGATAGGTTAACACAGCTCTCTGACAAATGGAACGACGTTATCGAGAACAGCGTCGGCGTCCCGCTAGCGTTGGACCCAGTCACTCTAGGTATCATCACCAGAGAGCAGGCGCAGCTCAGGCTTGACCTGTATCGCTCGGACATCTCGAACAAGTTCCGGCTCCCATTTGTCAAGATACCTGCCGATCTAGAACTCGACGAATTCCGCGAAAAGGAACCTATTCTTTTCGTGACGGTAATGGCCACTGTCTCGCTTATGCTGAAGCGCGACCAGTCCAACGACGACCAAAACATGAAATTGGATAACTTCGCACTTGGCTTGATATCGCACCACATGATGCGGCTAGGCGATAAGTCTTTTGAGCTACTGAAGTCGCTTCTGACCCTCTGTCTGTGGTACAATTTCCCCGAGTGGTCAAATCGGACTCGGTTCCACTTCTTCAACTACATTTGTTGCTGCCTAATCCGGGACCTTATTCCTGTCAAAAGACCAAGGCTATTCTCGATGATGAATAACAAGGCCTTACCTGCAGAAGACGAGTCTGCTACGATTGAacagtttttgtttcagaACGAAAGCTTCGCCCGGCTGGTCATTCTGGTCTACGTTTCTGCATTAAACATCAACATTTTCTTGCGGCAGCCTGTCCAAAACAGATGGGGATCACTGCAAGATACAGCATCACGCATCATTTTACTTTTTGAGTCGGGTCCTCGCTCCCTTTACCAGCGTGAAGAGGACGAAATTCTTCTGACTTTTGCAAAGCTCAATCGCATTCTGGAGACTGTCCATATAAAGCTACACGAAGCTGAAGACGAGCATTTGTATTGCCAAGAGGGGCCGATACCGAGCGCGCAGCTCAACCTAATAGCCAAACTTCAGGTTGATCTGCAGATTGTTTACAACGAAATACCCTCTGGTAGAGCACGCGCCCTGGCCTTTTTCCACTCGGTCGAGGCTTATCTGCACGAGTGgttgttttcaagatttaTGGCTAGGTTTCCAGACCATTCAGTCATTAGAGACCTACCCTCGGAAGTCTCAGAATCTTTTAACAAGTTCGCGCAATCCTGCATAAGCGCAATGCAcgaatttttgaagctcacGCCTGAGCTCATTGCATCTCTGCCTCTTTTTCACATTTCCAGGGTAGTTTACACGGTTGGAATGCTTCTGCTGAGAGTCAGATACACTACTATGACGGTGCCTgctttcaattttttgaagcaatCAACGCAGTCTGCCGTTCCTCTTGTGAAGCAAATTTCTCACTTGCTGAATGACAGTGCTGCATTGTTCCCCTACAACAACTTTCTTTCCAAGCTTCGATATGTCGTGGCTCTATTTGTTCAAATCTACGCGAACAAATTAAAGGCATTCTTTGAGGACCCGAAAACTTACCCTGAGAACGCATGCCGCGTTCCAGTTACCAGCATACTAACGCCAACTCCACCACAAAATTCCGTGCCAATGTTACTGAACCCAGTTTCGCCTCCAGGCTCTCGCAGCCCAGTAAGCGGAACACCCGCACCGGAGGCCAGACAGCCTGGTTCGGAGGTATCGAACAAACTTATCGATGACCTTTCATTCCAATTGGCTGATTTGAGTTCCTTGGAATATGGCTTCAACGCGCTCAATGACGAATTTTGGACAgatgttttctttggcgcCATGTAA
- the BET5 gene encoding TRAPP subunit BET5 (similar to uniprot|Q03630 Saccharomyces cerevisiae YML077W BET5 Component of the TRAPP (transport protein particle) complex which plays an essential role in the vesicular transport from endoplasmic reticulum to Golgi) translates to MAIYSFWIFDRHLGNCIFDREWTLKSNQSSGTTNSKLNEDTAKLLYGMVFSLRSISQKLSGEGSHNEIRTISTGKYRAHILCTASGLWFVLLSDLKQEDLSHVLRYLYSEIYVKTVVHNWFSPVDFAESDSEKRGQGFRKIRNRNFLASVERFLGPMVN, encoded by the exons ATGGCCATATACTCCTTCTGGATCTTCGATCGTCACT TAGGTAATTGCATATTCGATCGAGAATGGACCCTAAAATCAAATCAATCGAGCGGTACCACAAATTCAAAGCTAAATGAGGACACCGCTAAGCTTCTCTACGGTATGGTATTCTCACTGCGATCCATATCACAGAAATTGTCAGGCGAAGGGTCGCATAATGAAATTAGAACCATATCAACTGGGAAATACCGAGCGCATATATTGTGTACAGCTTCTGGTCTCTGGTTTGTCTTGCTGAGCGACCTCAAGCAAGAGGACCTTTCACATGTCCTGCGGTACCTCTATAGTGAGATCTATGTGAAAACGGTTGTACATAACTGGTTCTCACCCGTGGATTTTGCTGAAAGCGACAGCGAAAAGCGAGGGCAAGGGTTTCGGAAGATACGCAATCGCAACTTCCTGGCAAGTGTTGAACGGTTTCTAGGACCTATGGTCAATTAG
- the ENT3 gene encoding Ent3p (similar to uniprot|P47160 Saccharomyces cerevisiae YJR125C ENT3 Protein containing an N-terminal epsin-like domain involved in clathrin recruitment and traffic between the Golgi and endosomes associates with the clathrin adaptor Gga2p) yields MSLENGLSNLTLYDAKKYFRKAQNMVFNYTEMEAKVREATNNEPWGASSTLMEQISQGTYNYREREEILGMIFRRFTEKTASEWRQIYKALQLLDYLIRHGAERFIDDTRANLSLIKMLESFHYIDSQGRDQGINVRNRAHELVLLLDDDGKIRTERRKARETAKKYKGVAGGAPSSYLPASAVNRTAGFGRSTNNGISVSADYDSEEEDYQNGNSVQNGHDSNARAAFKDLSPAVSGLETSKPQDNGGDRDDDDDDDFTDFQSSAPVAQAALKTTASTLADLYSGIPTQPAAMGASPSMPVPQTSTPAPAPHVNVAQKKPDPFAGLFTSAKVHSNDNIKTKVASNTPKASTPASNDNTTTASYAEKEGEDDEDDDGFGEMTQAAPSTATTNAQEVDLLSF; encoded by the coding sequence ATGAGTTTGGAAAACGGTCTGAGTAACCTGACGCTCTACGATGCGAAAAAGTACTTCCGCAAGGCCCAAAACATGGTGTTCAACTACACCGAAATGGAGGCCAAGGTGAGAGAGGCCACCAACAACGAGCCTTGGGGGGCCTCCTCGACCCTCATGGAGCAGATTTCCCAAGGCACCTACAACTATAGAGAGCGCGAGGAGATCCTTGGCATGATATTCCGCAGGTTCACCGAAAAAACGGCCAGTGAATGGAGACAGATCTACAAAGCCTTGCAGCTACTCGACTACTTGATCAGGCACGGAGCGGAGCGTTTCATAGATGATACTAGGGCCAACTTGTCTCTCATCAAGATGTTGGAGTCCTTTCACTACATTGATTCCCAGGGCAGAGACCAAGGCATCAACGTCAGAAACCGCGCCCATGAGTTGGTTTTGCTACTTGACGACGACGGAAAGATTCGCACCGAGCGCAGGAAGGCAAGAGAAACGGCTAAGAAATATAAGGGTGTGGCGGGAGGTGCTCCTTCGTCCTACCTGCCTGCCTCTGCCGTCAATAGGACTGCAGGCTTTGGCAGATCCACGAATAACGGAATATCTGTGAGTGCTGACTACGATagcgaggaagaagactaCCAGAACGGCAACTCGGTGCAAAACGGGCACGACAGCAACGCAAGAGCAGCCTTCAAAGACCTATCTCCCGCAGTTAGTGGCCTCGAAACCAGCAAACCACAAGACAACGGGGGTGACCgcgatgatgatgatgatgatgactTCACGGACTTTCAAAGTTCAGCTCCGGTTGCCCAGGCAGCCCTCAAGACCACCGCGTCTACGTTGGCCGATTTATACTCTGGGATACCGACGCAGCCGGCAGCCATGGGCGCCAGCCCTTCGATGCCTGTTCCCCAAACCAGCACAccagctcctgctcctcaTGTGAATGtggctcaaaagaagccaGACCCATTTGCGGGACTTTTTACTAGTGCCAAGGTTCACAGCAATGACAATATCAAGACTAAGGTAGCATCCAACAcgccaaaagcttcgaCCCCTGCGTCGAACGACAACACTACTACCGCAAGTTacgcagaaaaagaaggagaagacgatgaggaCGATGATGGATTCGGCGAAATGACCCAAGCCGCGCCCTCCACCGCAACAACAAACGCGCAAGAAGTTGatcttttgagcttttga
- the CPR3 gene encoding peptidylprolyl isomerase CPR3 (highly similar to uniprot|P25719 Saccharomyces cerevisiae YML078W CPR3 Mitochondrial peptidyl-prolyl cis-trans isomerase (cyclophilin) catalyzes the cis-trans isomerization of peptide bonds N-terminal to proline residues involved in protein refolding after import into mitochondria): protein MLSTVRQSRMFSSTAAKLGSKVFFDTSINGTKQPRIEFELYDDIVPKTAANFKALCTGEKGFGYKGVPFHRIIPNFMLQGGDTDLTNGYGGRSIYGHKFQDENFVKKHEKAGLLSMANAGPNTNGSQFFITTVPCPWLDGKHVVFGEVSKGMDVVKTIESYGTMSGKPRAKVVVEEAGEL from the coding sequence ATGCTCTCCACCGTCCGCCAGTCGCGTATGTTTTCCAGCACCGCCGCCAAGCTCGGCTCCAAGGTCTTCTTTGACACCTCCATCAACGGCACCAAACAGCCAAGAATCGAGTTCGAGCTCTACGACGACATCGTCCCCAAGACCGCAGCCAACTTCAAGGCCCTGTGCACCGGTGAGAAGGGCTTCGGCTACAAGGGTGTTCCCTTCCACCGTATCATCCCCAACTTCATGCTCCAGGGTGGTGACACCGATCTGACCAACGGCTACGGCGGCCGTTCCATCTACGGCCACAAGTTCCAGGACGAGAACTTTGTAAAGAAGCACGAAAAGGCCGGTCTGCTCTCCATGGCGAACGCCGGGCCCAACACGAATGGCTCCcagttcttcatcaccACCGTCCCATGCCCATGGCTCGACGGCAAGCACGTCGTCTTCGGCGAGGTCTCCAAGGGTATGGACGTGGTCAAGACCATCGAGTCCTACGGCACCATGTCCGGCAAGCCCCGCGCCAAGGTCGTCGTGGAGGAGGCCGGTGAGCTCTAG
- a CDS encoding KLTH0D16940p (conserved hypothetical protein): MSTLQQQNEHTAPIASPVAWYSSSVFLVAVRVAQFASTITALGLLAYLLNGSGSGGFELAVPAISLTYLVVVASATLPLNLFAAAAVAVFEVAIFALWIAASGRVGVAYGQYNCAAVSSWDDYEFYYDFDFDYDYDLGTACRAGQAAIAFAAFSALLSACALCLLCVNVLIPLNTGFVGGVRPEGAGARLRRFTALAIARAETAGDVEARASHVIEAPVPVTSGAPHVTETPAPVASDSVPHVTRGNNPHVTETPDPVAAPEPSVGA, encoded by the coding sequence ATGTCCACTTTACAGCAGCAAAACGAACACACGGCTCCCATCGCTAGCCCCGTCGCTTGGTACTCGTCCAGCGTGTTCTTAGTGGCGGTCCGCGTCGCGCAGTTTGCCTCGACCATCACGGCGCTGGGCCTGCTGGCGTATCTGCTGAACGGCAGCGGGAGCGGCGGCTTCGAGCTCGCGGTCCCGGCCATCTCCCTCACCTACTTGGTGGTTGTTGCCTCTGCCACGCTGCCGCTGAACCTGTTCGCGGCGGCTGCGGTTGCCGTCTTCGAAGTCGCGATCTTCGCACTGTGGATCGCCGCGAGCGGGAGGGTCGGCGTGGCGTACGGCCAGTACAACTGCGCAGCAGTTTCGTCCTGGGACGATTACGAATTTTACTACGACTTCGACTTTGACTACGACTACGACCTGGGCACGGCGTGCAGAGCGGGCCAAGCGGCGATCGCGTTCGCGGCGTTCTCGGCGCTCCTGTCGGCATGCGCGCTGTGTTTACTATGCGTGAATGTCCTGATTCCCCTGAACACCGGCTTCGTGGGCGGGGTGCGGCCCGAGGGCGCGGGTGCGCGTCTGCGCCGCTTTACAGCGCTGGCGATCGCGCGCGCGGAGACCGCGGGGGACGTGGAGGCACGCGCGTCGCACGTGATCGAGGCGCCTGTCCCCGTGACCAGCGGCGCGCCTCACGTGACCGAAACACCTGCACCCGTCGCCAGCGACAGCGTtccgcacgtgaccagGGGGAACAATCCTCACGTGACCGAAACCCCTGACCCCGTGGCCGCGCCCGAGCCTTCTGTCGGCGCCTAG
- a CDS encoding MDR family MFS transporter (similar to uniprot|P33335 Saccharomyces cerevisiae YPR198W SGE1 Member of drug-resistance protein family multicopy suppressor of gal11 null mutation), giving the protein MRKVAVIVCVTSLCVTLFLGALDIVICITLYDTIGQEFNDYANVGWLMAGYNLPNALFMLLWGRIASLVGLKCSLMASIVIFEAGSLMAGAANSMGMLIGARVISGFGGSGIESLVYGVGTSIVEEKHRARVITVLGIAYMLAEGAGPFVGGGLAEHVSWRWCFYVNLPIGGVALAALGWGYNPAGRAPGRALARFWVRARAFPYGTLLQAQFWRRAAALMVFRLDIPGLALSSGGFALVMLALTFGGNQYAWRSATIVCMFVFGAALLALFMLYDFVVLPRVGARIAGYEPLPLVPWRLAANVPVLTSSLCGFFNCFAFELQSIYLVQYYQLVVNKGPTLASVHLWQMSLPALVSVIASAVVNERFGVVKPLVLAGVVMGFVGSGLLTLVRSDTTLGQSIGFSVLAGASFGCVYQLSLISAQLQVERDDPDFHARFIEVTSYNTFIKTLGFSFAGIVSTTVFTVSLKNLASSHSASVPSFSTVEDLIRYRSENFDGRNSLLGRLLAKSVRNVFYCALVCSALSFLFGLFTSKKRTDITKGAESTELAELCELAEPAEEKPVSKTPTSTLC; this is encoded by the coding sequence ATGCGCAAGGTAGCTGTGATCGTGTGTGTGACGTCGCTGTGCGTAACGCTGTTTCTGGGCGCGCTCGACATCGTGATCTGCATCACGCTCTATGACACGATCGGACAGGAGTTCAACGACTACGCCAACGTCGGGTGGCTCATGGCCGGGTACAACCTGCCCAACGCGCTGTTCATGCTGCTGTGGGGCCGGATCGCGTCGCTGGTGGGGCTCAAGTGCAGCCTGATGGCGTCGATCGTGATCTTCGAGGCCGGGTCGCTCATGGCGGGCGCGGCAAACTCTATGGGCATGCTCATCGGGGCGCGCGTGATCTCCGGGTTCGGCGGCAGCGGGATCGAGTCGCTGGTGTACGGAGTAGGGACCAGCATCGTGGAGGAAAAGCACCGGGCGCGTGTGATTACGGTGCTCGGGATCGCGTACATGCTGGCGGAGGGCGCGGGCCCGTTTGTGGGCGGCGGGCTGGCCGAGCACGTGAGCTGGCGCTGGTGCTTCTACGTCAACCTGCCGATCGGCGGCGTGGCGCTGGCCGCGCTCGGGTGGGGATACAACCCCGCCGGGCGCGCGCCGGggcgcgcgctggcgcggTTCTGggtgcgcgcgcgcgcgttCCCCTACGGCACGCTGCTGCAGGCGCAGTTCTGgcgccgcgccgcggcgCTGATGGTGTTCCGCCTCGACATCCCCGGGCTGGCGCTGTCGTCGGGCGGGTTCGCGCTCGTGATGCTGGCGCTGACGTTCGGCGGCAACCAGTACGCGTGGCGGTCCGCGACCATTGTGTGCATGTTCGTGTTCGGGgccgcgctgctggcgctgtTCATGTTGTACGACTTCGTGGTGCTACCGCGCGTGGGCGCGCGGATCGCCGGGTACGagccgctgccgctggtgCCCTGGCGGCTAGCGGCCAACGTGCCCGTGCTGACGAGCTCGCTGTGCGGGTTCTTCAACTGCTTCGCGTTCGAGCTGCAGTCCATCTACCTGGTACAGTACTACCAGCTGGTGGTCAACAAGGGCCCGACGCTGGCCAGCGTGCACCTGTGGCAGATGTCGCTGCCGGCGCTGGTGTCGGTGATTGCCAGCGCCGTAGTAAACGAGCGGTTCGGCGTGGTCAAGCCGCTCGTGCTGGCGGGCGTGGTGATGGGGTTTGTGGGCTCGGGCCTGCTGACGCTCGTGCGCAGCGACACCACGCTGGGCCAGTCCATCGGGTTCAGCGTGCTGGCCGGCGCGTCGTTCGGGTGCGTGTACCAGCTCAGCCTGATCAGCGCGCAGCTGCAGGTCGAGCGCGACGACCCGGACTTCCACGCGCGCTTCATCGAGGTCACCTCCTACAACACGTTTATCAAGACGCTGGGCTTCTCGTTCGCGGGCATCGTCAGCACCACGGTGTTCACCGTATCGCTCAAGAACCTGGCCTCGTCACACAGCGCCTCGGTCCCGAGCTTCTCGACCGTCGAGGACCTGATCCGCTACCGGAGCGAGAACTTCGACGGCCGCAACTCCCTGCTCGGGAGGCTGCTGGCCAAGTCCGTGCGCAACGTGTTCTACTGCGCGCTGGTGTGCAGCGCGCTGTCCTTCCTGTTTGGCCTTTTCACGTCCAAGAAACGCACTGACATTACCAAGGGCGCGGAGTCCACGGAGCTCGCGGAGCTCTGCGAGCTCGCGGAGCCCGCGGAGGAGAAACCGGTGTCCAAGACCCCGACCTCGACGCTGTGCTGA
- a CDS encoding KLTH0D16984p (similar to uniprot|Q12512 Saccharomyces cerevisiae YOL154W ZPS1 Putative GPI-anchored protein transcription is induced under low-zinc conditions as mediated by the Zap1p transcription factor and at alkaline pH), protein MKPTAYRARHGIALSATFIVVAILVISMVFGILADRKFNEKSGQTPNNPTVAATAWDDPVLPELYKTCNGTHLETLKSAFEETWNVTSFARSRLLAYGTNDRIYQRWFGDGSLYTVLGTIEALAEVPKKDVLFRCDDVDGLCAANPSYYAGHHRLNATQETVICDYFYTAKKPVSEICSNGTLAEVAPSKYMGIDMVHRYFHVPTVNLDGYIGEHTEEVDEILSMASKNSSFAVRNVDSYLYYLADVYSSAIVPGGCLGDL, encoded by the coding sequence ATGAAGCCAACTGCTTACCGCGCGCGCCATGGCATCGCACTCTCTGCAACATTTATAGTGGTGGCCATTTTGGTAATCTCGATGGTCTTCGGAATCCTGGCTGACAGAAAGTTTAACGAGAAGTCAGGACAAACACCAAATAATCCTACGGTTGCAGCCACTGCTTGGGACGACCCTGTACTGCCTGAGTTATACAAAACATGCAATGGGACGCACCTCGAGACCCTAAAGTCTGCGTTCGAAGAGACGTGGAACGTGACTTCGTTCGCCAGAAGCAGACTGCTGGCGTACGGCACCAACGACCGGATTTACCAAAGGTGGTTCGGCGATGGCAGCCTGTACACGGTGCTCGGTACCATAGAGGCACTTGCCGAGGTGCCCAAGAAAGATGTGCTTTTCCGCTGTGACGATGTGGACGGGTTGTGCGCAGCGAATCCCTCATACTACGCTGGCCACCACCGCCTCAACGCAACGCAGGAGACCGTGATATGTGACTACTTTTACACTGCTAAGAAACCAGTGTCCGAGATCTGCTCGAACGGGACTCTGGCCGAGGTCGCACCTTCTAAGTACATGGGCATCGACATGGTGCACCGCTACTTCCACGTGCCAACTGTGAACCTCGACGGGTACATTGGCGAGCACACGGAAGAGGTTGACGAGATCCTGAGCATGGCCAGCAAGAACTCTTCGTTTGCAGTCCGGAACGTCGACAGCTACCTGTACTACCTGGCCGATGTGTACAGCTCGGCTATTGTGCCAGGCGGGTGCTTGGGCGACTTGTAG